In the genome of Flavobacteriaceae bacterium YJPT1-3, the window GAGCCATTTTCTGCTAATTTATTCTCTTGCGAGAATTTCATCAATCATACCGTACTCCAGCGCTTTCTCTGCTTTCATCCAGTAATCACGATCACTGTCTTCATACACCTTGTCGTAGTCCTGACCGGTATGCTTGGCAATGATCTGATAGAGTTCTTCTTTTAACGTAATAATCTCTTTAGCCGTGATTTCAATATCACTGGCTTGTCCCTGTGCGCCCCCCATCGGTTGATGAATCATCACCCGTGAATGAGTTAATCCACTGCGTTTCCCTTTTTCTCCGGCGCAGAGAAGCACGGCTCCCATAGAAGCAGCCATGCCCGTACAGATGGTAGCGACATCAGGCTTGATGAATTGCATGGTGTCGTAAATACCGAGTCCTGCATAAACACTTCCTCCGGGGGAGTTGATGTAGATTTGAATGTCTTTTGAGGCGTCTGTACTTTCCAAAAAGAGCAACTGAGCCTGCACGATATTGGCTACCTGATCGTTGATCC includes:
- the clpP gene encoding ATP-dependent Clp endopeptidase proteolytic subunit ClpP, which gives rise to MNYQKEFKDFAIKDQGISSTYYDKIISSMHPVGLTPNIIEERQLNAVAMDVFSRLMMDRIIFLGTGINDQVANIVQAQLLFLESTDASKDIQIYINSPGGSVYAGLGIYDTMQFIKPDVATICTGMAASMGAVLLCAGEKGKRSGLTHSRVMIHQPMGGAQGQASDIEITAKEIITLKEELYQIIAKHTGQDYDKVYEDSDRDYWMKAEKALEYGMIDEILARE